A DNA window from Deltaproteobacteria bacterium contains the following coding sequences:
- a CDS encoding NADH:flavin oxidoreductase, whose product MRGLFESGSIGSLRLSNRFVRSATWSGMASDDGACTSKLTGLKSSLARGGVGLIITGHAYVRPDGQAGPWQLGVYKDDLIPGLRTMTDTVHREGGKILMQMSHAGFFSHPKLTGKTPLAPSIVEGFAKSPRNELTLEDIQGIVDAFGKAALRAKQAGFDGIQLHAAHGYLLSQFLSPAFNKRTDSYGGSIDNRARALMEVLETVRKAVGEDYPVLVKMNSQDYLDGGLSLEDSVQVGQMLAGAGIDAIELSGGTIASGDRNPNFNKVLSEEQEAFFRDAAGAFKKEIDVPLILVGGIRSYHLAEKILAEGLADYISLCRPLIREPGLVNRWKAGDLRKATCISDNSCLGAAMSGEGLYCVVERKAEKAGTNAPEG is encoded by the coding sequence ATGCGTGGCCTTTTTGAGTCCGGCAGTATCGGAAGTTTGCGTTTGTCCAACCGATTCGTCCGATCGGCCACCTGGTCGGGAATGGCTTCGGACGACGGCGCGTGCACCTCTAAGCTGACAGGCCTCAAATCTTCGCTGGCGCGTGGCGGTGTGGGCCTGATCATAACGGGCCATGCCTACGTCCGACCGGACGGGCAGGCGGGACCGTGGCAGCTCGGAGTGTACAAGGACGACCTCATCCCCGGACTTCGAACCATGACGGACACGGTCCACCGGGAAGGGGGAAAGATCCTCATGCAGATGTCTCATGCGGGTTTCTTCTCGCATCCCAAGCTGACGGGAAAAACGCCCCTGGCCCCATCCATCGTCGAAGGATTTGCCAAATCTCCCAGAAACGAGCTGACCCTTGAAGACATACAGGGGATTGTCGACGCTTTCGGAAAGGCCGCCCTTCGAGCGAAACAGGCCGGATTTGACGGCATTCAACTGCATGCCGCGCACGGGTATCTCTTGAGCCAGTTCCTATCGCCTGCCTTCAACAAACGCACGGACTCCTACGGGGGAAGCATCGATAACCGGGCAAGAGCGCTGATGGAAGTACTCGAAACCGTACGAAAAGCCGTGGGCGAGGACTATCCCGTACTGGTCAAGATGAACTCGCAGGACTACCTGGACGGAGGACTCAGCCTGGAAGACTCGGTTCAAGTGGGCCAGATGCTGGCCGGCGCCGGCATCGACGCCATCGAGTTGAGTGGCGGCACCATAGCCTCGGGAGACCGCAACCCGAATTTCAACAAGGTCCTCTCCGAAGAGCAGGAAGCGTTTTTCCGGGACGCAGCCGGAGCGTTCAAGAAGGAAATCGACGTACCCCTTATCCTGGTGGGAGGCATTCGATCGTACCATCTAGCTGAGAAGATTTTGGCCGAGGGACTGGCCGACTACATTTCCCTTTGCCGGCCCCTGATCCGGGAACCAGGGCTCGTGAATCGGTGGAAAGCCGGAGACCTTCGCAAAGCCACCTGCATTTCCGACAATAGTTGTTTGGGGGCCGCCATGTCGGGCGAAGGGCTGTATTGCGTGGTGGAAAGGAAGGCTGAAAAGGCCGGAACGAACGCACCGGAAGGCTAA
- a CDS encoding Dabb family protein: protein MIKHIVMWKLKEFVDNHSKAQNAKTMKQMLEKLKDKIEEIKCMEIGIGAARSASNYDIVLSSSFNDWRDLEAYLKHPEHSGVREFVIKVSLERAVVDYESD, encoded by the coding sequence ATGATCAAACACATAGTCATGTGGAAACTGAAAGAATTCGTTGACAACCATAGCAAAGCGCAAAACGCCAAAACAATGAAGCAGATGCTGGAGAAACTTAAAGACAAAATTGAGGAAATCAAGTGTATGGAGATCGGCATCGGCGCCGCACGTTCGGCATCCAATTACGATATCGTTCTATCTTCCTCGTTCAATGATTGGAGGGATCTGGAAGCGTACCTCAAGCATCCGGAACATTCCGGCGTCCGCGAGTTCGTCATTAAGGTCAGTTTGGAGCGCGCCGTTGTAGACTATGAATCCGACTAA
- a CDS encoding aspartate--ammonia ligase, giving the protein MADKKADLAGPGIGDYADLEKILPRNYRSLLSPKETQRAIFELKNYIEEHLCRELNLMMVTVPLIVDVRSGVNDYLDRDGSRTPVRFHISNDNDQHPVDAEVVQAATKWKRMALKQFGMDIGEGLCTDMRAVRKDYFLDHDHSAYVDQWDWELAITDAQRNLAFLREVVEKIWKVVTGAEKHVQERFPQLKTDQYHNLPEELTFLHAEDILDRYPDLPRKQRETTILQEHPAVFIYGIGWSLADGYPHELRAADYDDWCTECVSEDGRPMHGLNGDILVWNPVTRRRHELTSMGIRVNADRLRQQLELADQTDSLKLPYHRAILNNEIPLSIGGGIGQSRTNMLLLKKAHLGEVSVTVWPEILKEMCKKKNIHVLE; this is encoded by the coding sequence ATGGCGGACAAAAAAGCGGATCTGGCCGGACCCGGTATAGGCGATTACGCCGACCTCGAAAAGATCCTGCCCCGGAACTACCGCTCGCTGCTGAGCCCCAAAGAAACCCAGAGGGCGATATTCGAACTGAAAAACTACATTGAGGAGCATTTGTGCAGGGAACTCAATCTGATGATGGTCACCGTTCCCCTCATTGTGGATGTCCGGAGTGGCGTGAACGACTATTTGGACCGGGACGGTTCACGCACGCCGGTCCGCTTCCATATTTCCAACGACAACGACCAACATCCCGTCGACGCGGAGGTTGTTCAGGCTGCAACCAAGTGGAAACGCATGGCCCTGAAGCAGTTTGGGATGGATATCGGCGAGGGGTTGTGCACGGACATGCGAGCCGTGAGAAAGGACTATTTCCTCGACCATGACCATAGCGCCTACGTGGATCAATGGGACTGGGAGCTAGCCATCACCGATGCGCAGCGCAACCTTGCATTCCTTCGGGAAGTGGTCGAGAAGATCTGGAAAGTCGTCACCGGCGCCGAGAAGCACGTTCAAGAGCGGTTTCCGCAGCTCAAGACGGATCAATATCACAATCTTCCCGAAGAACTAACCTTCCTGCACGCGGAAGACATCCTGGACAGGTATCCGGATTTGCCGCGCAAGCAGCGGGAAACGACGATACTTCAGGAGCACCCCGCGGTTTTCATTTACGGAATCGGATGGTCCCTCGCGGACGGCTATCCACATGAACTCAGGGCTGCGGATTACGACGATTGGTGTACCGAATGCGTGTCCGAGGACGGCCGGCCCATGCACGGGCTCAACGGCGACATCCTCGTCTGGAACCCGGTGACCAGGCGCCGTCATGAATTGACGTCCATGGGGATTCGAGTGAACGCAGACAGGCTCAGGCAGCAGTTGGAACTCGCCGACCAGACGGACTCCCTCAAATTGCCTTACCACCGGGCGATCCTGAATAACGAGATTCCCCTCAGCATCGGCGGAGGCATCGGGCAGTCGCGCACCAACATGCTGCTTCTCAAGAAAGCACACCTGGGCGAGGTCAGTGTCACCGTGTGGCCGGAAATCCTCAAGGAGATGTGCAAGAAGAAGAACATCCATGTCTTGGAGTAA
- a CDS encoding response regulator has product MVSEKNKQSHLGRPPIPAGTERILFVDDEEHLAELWGEMLESLGYHVTAYTSSREALETFKANPDRFDLMITDMTMPQLTGAELSKEIRRIRPELPIILCTGFSVHISEREAEDMGIRRFLTKPLALLDLANTIREVLDEH; this is encoded by the coding sequence ATGGTGAGCGAAAAGAACAAACAGTCTCATTTAGGACGTCCCCCGATCCCCGCCGGAACGGAACGAATTCTGTTTGTGGACGACGAGGAACACTTGGCGGAACTTTGGGGGGAGATGCTCGAGTCGTTGGGCTATCATGTCACGGCATACACCTCCAGCAGGGAAGCTCTCGAGACTTTTAAAGCAAATCCGGACCGATTCGACCTGATGATCACGGACATGACCATGCCGCAGCTGACGGGCGCTGAACTGTCCAAAGAAATAAGACGGATTCGTCCCGAACTGCCGATCATTCTCTGCACCGGGTTCAGCGTGCACATTTCGGAAAGAGAGGCTGAAGACATGGGCATTCGACGCTTTCTAACAAAGCCCCTGGCCCTCCTTGACTTGGCCAATACAATCAGGGAAGTGCTCGACGAACATTGA
- a CDS encoding GIY-YIG nuclease family protein gives MTIVYLIQSVAHPDRRYVDLTQDLKQSMTDHNSGGITDTASRAPWKCVVAVAFEDAQKAIEFEAFLDSHTGRAFAETHFF, from the coding sequence ATGACCATCGTCTACTTGATCCAGAGTGTCGCGCACCCGGATCGACGATATGTGGATCTGACCCAAGACCTGAAGCAGAGCATGACGGATCACAACTCGGGCGGAATAACGGATACGGCTTCGCGCGCTCCATGGAAGTGCGTGGTGGCCGTCGCCTTCGAAGATGCGCAAAAAGCCATCGAATTTGAAGCTTTCCTGGATTCGCACACAGGCCGCGCTTTTGCCGAGACTCACTTTTTCTAA
- a CDS encoding nucleotide pyrophosphohydrolase, which translates to MEALKIKLRQFAEERNWGQYHSPKNLATALMIEAAELAEHFRWLTQDQSYDLDSQQLEKVCDEVGDILICLINFSDKFDIDPLQCAETKIEKNRIKYPAGK; encoded by the coding sequence ATGGAAGCACTCAAGATCAAATTGAGACAATTTGCCGAGGAAAGAAATTGGGGCCAATATCACAGCCCGAAAAACCTGGCCACGGCATTGATGATCGAAGCCGCCGAACTGGCTGAACACTTTCGTTGGTTGACCCAGGACCAGAGTTACGATCTGGATTCCCAGCAGCTCGAAAAGGTCTGTGACGAAGTGGGCGATATCCTGATCTGCCTGATCAATTTCTCGGATAAGTTCGATATCGATCCCTTACAGTGCGCAGAAACGAAGATCGAGAAAAACCGAATCAAATACCCGGCCGGAAAGTGA